The following are from one region of the Flexistipes sp. genome:
- a CDS encoding RNA pseudouridine synthase: MIDIVDILIKKYDLSGRQAKKLIKKGCVLLNDKPVSSRYIEKSGTDKITVNLKRPEIRYDTHDFFIKQTPHVLFLYKPPFMHTERITPFDPLTLQDIVQNEFPGYKLISRLDFETDGVVAAIRDLPEYSTQKQYLAFICGKLRENIKLSPEIDASHRKKVKVLNRQGNNITVLSPIKHFKDSSGDEVSLIGVSLNYAARHQIRALCAHIGMPIVGDTLYGFKDYKRMLLHCKYTKIVSPLLNEKEIQALSPNWQSFVKSFD; the protein is encoded by the coding sequence ATGATCGATATAGTAGATATTCTCATAAAAAAATATGATTTGAGCGGCAGACAGGCCAAAAAACTTATAAAAAAAGGCTGTGTGCTGCTTAATGATAAGCCTGTAAGCTCAAGATATATAGAAAAAAGCGGAACGGATAAGATTACAGTCAACCTAAAAAGACCGGAAATCAGATACGATACCCATGATTTCTTTATTAAACAAACCCCGCATGTCCTTTTCCTCTACAAACCTCCGTTTATGCATACAGAAAGGATAACCCCTTTTGACCCTTTAACTCTTCAGGATATTGTACAAAACGAATTTCCAGGTTACAAGCTGATTTCAAGACTGGATTTTGAGACAGACGGAGTTGTTGCAGCAATCAGGGATTTACCGGAATATTCTACACAAAAACAGTACCTCGCTTTCATTTGCGGAAAACTTAGGGAAAACATAAAGCTTTCACCTGAAATAGACGCATCTCATCGAAAAAAGGTAAAAGTTTTAAACAGGCAGGGAAATAATATAACTGTTTTAAGCCCGATAAAGCATTTCAAGGATAGTTCCGGAGATGAAGTTTCACTGATCGGCGTTTCACTAAATTATGCTGCAAGACATCAAATCAGAGCCCTTTGCGCCCATATCGGCATGCCTATTGTAGGTGATACTTTATACGGTTTCAAAGATTACAAACGAATGCTTCTTCACTGCAAATACACGAAAATTGTCTCCCCACTGCTTAATGAAAAGGAAATTCAGGCATTAAGCCCCAACTGGCAGAGTTTTGTAAAATCTTTCGATTAA
- a CDS encoding LrgB family protein, whose product MIESPLFAVMFTFGVYFLSSKLYSKFKFFLFNPILLSIVSIIVFLKIFNIDYNTYFAGAKIISFFLPVSVVALGVPLYLQLGEIKKRGFSIILSTIIGSIVGILSAALTAKYMGASKEIVASIAPKSVTTPIAMSISDKIGGIAPLTAALVICTGIFGAILGPAILNLFKIKDKVAFGLAMGSASHGIGTARAAEEGQLEGAVSGLAISLNGVATAILTPILFKLIYLIL is encoded by the coding sequence ATGATTGAATCTCCTTTATTTGCCGTAATGTTCACTTTCGGAGTTTATTTTTTATCTTCAAAATTATATTCAAAATTTAAATTTTTTCTTTTTAATCCTATCCTGTTGTCAATTGTTTCCATTATTGTTTTCCTTAAAATTTTTAACATAGACTATAATACTTATTTTGCAGGAGCTAAAATAATAAGCTTTTTTCTACCGGTATCTGTGGTAGCCCTGGGTGTCCCTCTTTACCTACAGCTGGGTGAAATAAAAAAGCGCGGTTTCTCGATAATACTGTCCACCATAATCGGAAGTATTGTAGGTATACTATCAGCGGCGCTTACCGCAAAATATATGGGTGCATCCAAGGAAATAGTTGCAAGTATAGCCCCCAAGTCCGTTACCACACCGATAGCCATGTCGATTTCTGATAAAATCGGGGGTATAGCGCCGTTGACGGCCGCTTTAGTCATTTGTACAGGAATCTTCGGTGCAATACTGGGACCTGCAATTTTAAATCTGTTCAAAATAAAAGACAAAGTTGCATTCGGACTGGCAATGGGGTCCGCTTCCCATGGGATAGGAACGGCAAGAGCAGCAGAAGAAGGGCAGCTTGAAGGTGCTGTGTCAGGGCTGGCTATATCCCTCAACGGAGTAGCCACTGCAATTCTTACGCCAATCTTGTTTAAACTGATCTATCTGATCCTATGA
- a CDS encoding CidA/LrgA family protein: MISGLFILFLFLFLGNTTSEILNIPIPGSVIGMLYLTGALRFNIVKLDLVKDAAEVLVKNMAFLFIPPGVGVMLYFNLIGNSFLSIVVSFFLSAILVLIVVGVSQQILDRGKQND, encoded by the coding sequence ATGATTTCCGGTCTTTTTATACTTTTTCTATTTCTTTTTCTCGGCAACACCACTTCAGAGATCCTTAATATTCCTATTCCGGGCAGCGTCATAGGGATGTTATATCTGACAGGTGCACTTCGATTTAATATTGTAAAACTCGATTTGGTAAAAGATGCAGCAGAAGTTTTGGTAAAAAATATGGCTTTTCTTTTCATCCCTCCAGGCGTCGGAGTCATGCTTTACTTCAATTTGATTGGAAATTCTTTTTTATCTATTGTCGTATCATTTTTTTTGAGCGCAATTTTGGTTTTAATTGTGGTTGGGGTTTCACAACAGATACTTGATCGGGGGAAACAGAATGATTGA